One stretch of Nitrospiria bacterium DNA includes these proteins:
- a CDS encoding glutamate synthase subunit beta: MGDNKGFLKFKREGPERRPVENRIKDWNEFYQPFPEEALKAQGARCMDCGIPFCQGDTGCPVQNMIPDWNDLVFQGRWQDALKRLHLTNNFPEFTGRLCPAPCETACVLGLIDDPVSIRVVEWNIIDRGFDEGWVSPVLAEENTGKKVAIIGSGPAGLAAAQQLARWGHNVTVFEKDDRIGGLLRYGIPDFKMEKWVIDRRLEQMEAEGVEFKTKIEVGKDLSVEDLRNQFDAICLAGGAMAGRNLDIPGRDLNGVHMAMAFLTQQNKRNAGDAIPPETIISAKGKRVVIIGGGDTGSDCLGTAHRQGAIEVHQFELLPEPPPTRAESTPWPLWPMQLRSSHAHEEGCDRQWSISTKAFSGKNGQVKKLHAIQVEMKQSANGRFGFEEIPGTELDMDVDLVLLAMGFTGPLKEGLLADLQVQLDTRGNVSVDDNYMSSVEGVFAAGDMKRGASLIVWAIREGRDAAQGIDQYLRKKEPASTAALINHRASI, translated from the coding sequence ATGGGGGATAATAAAGGATTTTTAAAATTTAAGCGGGAGGGGCCAGAAAGACGCCCAGTCGAAAATCGCATTAAAGACTGGAATGAATTCTACCAGCCCTTTCCAGAAGAAGCCCTAAAAGCCCAGGGAGCCAGATGCATGGACTGTGGGATTCCCTTCTGCCAAGGAGACACCGGCTGCCCGGTTCAAAATATGATTCCCGATTGGAATGACCTGGTCTTTCAAGGCCGGTGGCAAGATGCCTTGAAGAGGCTTCATTTAACCAATAATTTTCCAGAATTTACGGGAAGACTGTGTCCAGCCCCCTGTGAAACAGCCTGCGTCCTTGGACTCATTGATGACCCGGTTTCCATTCGCGTGGTGGAATGGAACATTATCGATCGCGGTTTTGATGAGGGATGGGTTTCCCCTGTGTTAGCTGAGGAGAACACGGGTAAGAAGGTTGCCATTATTGGGTCAGGACCCGCAGGTTTAGCGGCGGCACAACAATTGGCCCGATGGGGCCATAACGTCACTGTTTTTGAGAAAGACGATCGAATTGGGGGACTGCTGCGCTATGGCATCCCCGATTTTAAGATGGAAAAATGGGTCATTGACCGCCGCCTTGAACAAATGGAAGCCGAAGGGGTGGAATTTAAAACCAAGATAGAGGTGGGAAAAGACCTATCCGTAGAAGACCTCCGCAATCAATTCGATGCAATCTGTTTGGCCGGAGGAGCCATGGCAGGAAGAAATTTGGATATTCCCGGACGTGACCTCAATGGGGTTCATATGGCAATGGCGTTTCTAACACAACAGAATAAGAGAAACGCGGGAGACGCCATTCCGCCAGAGACAATTATTTCAGCCAAAGGAAAACGTGTAGTGATCATTGGTGGGGGAGATACGGGATCAGACTGCCTGGGAACTGCCCACCGCCAGGGAGCCATTGAAGTTCATCAGTTTGAACTTTTACCGGAGCCCCCGCCCACCCGGGCGGAATCCACACCCTGGCCGCTTTGGCCCATGCAGCTTCGCTCCTCCCATGCCCATGAGGAAGGCTGCGATCGGCAATGGAGCATTTCCACGAAAGCTTTTTCAGGGAAAAACGGACAGGTGAAAAAGCTCCATGCCATCCAGGTGGAGATGAAACAAAGTGCAAATGGCCGATTTGGTTTTGAGGAAATACCGGGTACTGAGCTGGATATGGATGTGGATTTGGTCCTGCTGGCCATGGGGTTTACTGGCCCGCTCAAAGAAGGACTCTTGGCGGATCTTCAGGTCCAATTGGATACCCGAGGGAATGTTTCCGTGGATGATAATTACATGAGCAGTGTGGAAGGCGTTTTTGCGGCAGGTGATATGAAACGAGGGGCATCCCTTATCGTTTGGGCGATTCGTGAGGGAAGGGACGCTGCACAAGGAATTGACCAGTACCTCCGAAAAAAAGAACCCGCATCCACCGCGGCCCTAATAAATCATCGCGCCTCAATTTAG